A single genomic interval of Tenuifilum sp. 4138str harbors:
- the panD gene encoding aspartate 1-decarboxylase, with protein sequence MMIEVCKSKIHRVTITEANLNYIGSITIDEDLMDAANIIENEKVQIVNINNGERLETYVIKGERGSGQVCLNGPAARKCVVGDVVIIISYATMDFEEAKKFKPTVIFPDTATNKLV encoded by the coding sequence ATGATGATTGAAGTTTGCAAGTCGAAAATCCATAGGGTTACTATCACCGAGGCTAACCTTAACTACATTGGTAGCATTACCATTGACGAGGACCTGATGGATGCAGCAAACATTATTGAAAACGAAAAGGTTCAGATTGTCAATATAAACAACGGCGAACGCCTTGAAACCTACGTGATAAAGGGTGAGCGTGGTAGTGGCCAAGTTTGCCTCAATGGACCTGCTGCACGCAAGTGCGTGGTGGGCGATGTAGTAATTATTATTTCCTATGCTACCATGGATTTTGAGGAGGCCAAAAAGTTTAAGCCCACTGTAATTTTCCCCGACACCGCCACCAACAAGCTTGTATAA
- the metK gene encoding methionine adenosyltransferase, protein MGYLFTSESVSEGHPDKLADQISDALLDEFLRRDPNSKVACETLVTTGLVVLSGEVKTHAYVDVQEVARRVIRRIGYTKHELRFDAESCGVISSIHEQSPDINRGVERGDEYSQGAGDQGMMFGYACRETDDYMPLALVLSHVLLMELAKIRREGKQMTYLRPDAKSQVTIEYDDNNQPLRIHTIVVSTQHDEFDADDDRMLNKIKEDVRTILIPRAKARFPERVQKLFNDDYILHVNPTGKFVIGGPHGDTGLTGRKIIVDTYGGKGAHGGGAFSGKDSSKVDRSGAYAARHIAKNMVAAGIADEVLIQVAYAIGVAEPVGLYVNTYGTSHVKLTDGQIAEKIKQIFDLRPGAIVKRLGLKNPIFEETAAYGHFGRDYYKREVEFIVNGNCEGEKVVKREVEFFTWEKLDYVDTLRKEFNL, encoded by the coding sequence ATGGGATATTTATTTACTTCGGAGAGCGTATCGGAAGGGCATCCCGATAAGCTGGCCGATCAAATTTCCGATGCTCTGCTCGATGAGTTTTTACGTCGCGACCCCAACTCAAAGGTGGCATGCGAAACACTGGTTACTACCGGTTTAGTTGTTTTAAGTGGCGAGGTTAAAACCCATGCATATGTTGATGTTCAGGAGGTTGCCCGCCGGGTTATCCGCCGGATTGGTTACACCAAGCACGAGCTGAGGTTCGATGCCGAGTCGTGCGGCGTTATCTCATCAATCCATGAACAATCGCCCGATATTAACCGTGGCGTTGAGCGTGGCGATGAGTACTCGCAGGGTGCAGGCGACCAGGGTATGATGTTTGGCTATGCCTGCCGCGAAACCGACGACTATATGCCACTTGCCCTTGTGCTTTCGCACGTGTTGCTCATGGAGCTTGCCAAAATCCGCAGGGAGGGTAAGCAGATGACCTACCTCCGTCCCGATGCCAAGTCGCAGGTAACCATTGAGTACGACGATAATAACCAGCCCCTCCGAATCCATACCATTGTTGTATCCACCCAGCACGATGAGTTTGATGCCGACGATGATAGGATGCTGAACAAGATCAAGGAGGATGTTCGCACTATCCTTATTCCAAGGGCTAAAGCCCGTTTCCCTGAAAGGGTTCAAAAGCTTTTCAATGACGATTACATTTTACACGTTAACCCTACCGGTAAGTTCGTAATAGGCGGTCCGCATGGCGATACCGGCTTAACCGGACGTAAAATTATTGTTGATACCTATGGCGGCAAAGGGGCCCATGGTGGTGGCGCTTTTTCGGGCAAGGATTCCAGCAAGGTTGACCGCTCCGGTGCATACGCAGCCCGCCATATTGCCAAGAACATGGTTGCTGCCGGCATTGCCGATGAGGTTCTCATTCAGGTAGCATACGCCATTGGCGTTGCCGAGCCCGTAGGGCTTTACGTTAATACCTATGGAACTTCGCACGTTAAGCTTACCGATGGCCAAATTGCTGAAAAAATTAAGCAGATCTTCGATTTGCGTCCGGGTGCCATTGTTAAACGTTTGGGCCTAAAGAATCCCATTTTTGAGGAAACCGCTGCCTATGGCCATTTTGGTCGCGATTACTACAAGCGCGAGGTGGAATTTATTGTGAATGGCAACTGTGAGGGCGAAAAGGTGGTTAAGCGCGAGGTGGAATTCTTTACCTGGGAAAAGCTCGACTATGTTGACACTCTCCGCAAGGAGTTTAACCTGTAA
- a CDS encoding lysylphosphatidylglycerol synthase transmembrane domain-containing protein — MKSIVKSRLFNFAVFFSLAIVLLYYAFRSVDFTHIAQGFREVSYFWIAISLLIALIAHALRAIRWGYLMESLGHKPPFGSLFAAVMFGYLANLALPRFGEVAKCGSVSRVSRIRFESLVGTVVVERAADLAMLLIATVIVVLVKIDSFGQYIYSRIVHPIEQKVIHIEGYKIVILLVMAIAFLLLIRFILKSDFLGEKLNGKIRSAVIGVIDGLKSIYRTPRVIQFALLSVLIWVSYWLMTWALLCSTPITSNLTGWDALFIMVIGSYGMTVPVQGGFGAYHIITASALGIFGITYENGLIFAIISHESQTILLVIAGIVSMVYLYIKQRKPLA, encoded by the coding sequence TTGAAAAGCATAGTGAAATCAAGGCTATTTAACTTTGCCGTATTCTTTTCCCTTGCCATTGTACTGCTCTACTACGCTTTCAGGAGTGTCGATTTTACCCATATTGCTCAGGGTTTTAGGGAGGTAAGCTATTTCTGGATAGCCATTTCACTTTTAATTGCCCTTATTGCCCATGCTCTTAGGGCTATTCGCTGGGGTTACCTTATGGAGTCCCTTGGCCATAAACCTCCATTTGGTAGCCTGTTTGCAGCAGTAATGTTCGGTTACCTGGCTAATCTAGCTCTCCCCCGCTTTGGCGAGGTGGCAAAATGTGGTAGCGTAAGTAGGGTTTCCCGAATCCGTTTTGAGTCGCTTGTTGGAACCGTAGTGGTTGAGCGCGCTGCCGACCTTGCAATGCTCCTGATTGCAACTGTTATTGTGGTTCTTGTCAAAATCGATTCCTTTGGCCAGTATATCTACTCAAGGATTGTTCATCCCATTGAGCAAAAGGTCATACATATTGAGGGGTATAAAATTGTTATTCTACTGGTGATGGCAATCGCATTTCTACTCCTTATCCGTTTCATTTTAAAGAGCGATTTCCTGGGCGAGAAACTGAACGGGAAAATCAGAAGTGCTGTAATAGGCGTTATCGATGGACTAAAGAGTATTTACCGAACACCCAGGGTAATCCAATTCGCACTGCTCTCGGTTTTAATTTGGGTAAGCTACTGGCTAATGACCTGGGCTTTACTTTGCTCTACCCCAATTACATCGAACCTTACTGGCTGGGATGCACTGTTTATCATGGTTATTGGTTCCTATGGTATGACTGTTCCCGTACAGGGCGGTTTTGGGGCTTACCACATTATCACTGCCTCGGCCCTTGGCATTTTTGGAATCACTTACGAGAACGGGTTGATATTTGCAATCATCTCGCACGAATCACAAACCATTTTGTTGGTTATTGCAGGAATTGTATCGATGGTTTACCTCTACATTAAGCAGCGCAAGCCATTGGCGTAG
- a CDS encoding DUF4270 family protein: MFQKRSSIGIRHLGVLIAGLFLSIFSLTSCYNEPGFLGNNLLPDEDIYKVKIDSSFKVSAFTLTKDSLNSFLASEGVMGYVNSEIFGSTKGSFVGRYLPGKSTDGYGGPTATADSIFFYFTATSFYGDSTTELNLRIHEITDTSLFWDKQNALSPINVNTYNPTPLVTATLKGKGSLKLPLPLTFGQSLMDSLALTDSKIFYTKFKGFYVTFDELPGYGGVAYNVSTSNMYLRLYYHYVKQIDGKDSTINTSKTYTFGSRFYEYLHDYTKADPAKKIQHLNDTITQDTVFYTQSLGGVYGKITFPDLTQWRDSMPIVIHRAELIIGKADATTSLPDSTISQLLFYYKDGSEWIGLIKDQITSTNTLSSNGSYRTFRNGYSVNITYHFQRMLKGEYSDNSLYVFPNSNTTIRHGVLKSGQNSTPIKLKITYTKLK, from the coding sequence ATGTTTCAAAAAAGAAGTAGTATTGGAATCAGGCATTTGGGTGTTTTAATTGCAGGCCTTTTTCTTTCGATATTTTCGCTCACGTCATGCTATAATGAACCCGGTTTTTTAGGCAACAATCTTTTACCCGACGAGGATATTTACAAGGTAAAGATAGATTCCTCGTTCAAGGTTAGCGCTTTTACCCTTACAAAGGATTCGCTAAACTCATTTCTGGCCTCCGAGGGAGTAATGGGGTATGTTAACAGCGAGATTTTTGGATCGACCAAGGGAAGCTTTGTTGGCCGCTACCTCCCGGGAAAATCAACCGATGGTTACGGCGGGCCTACTGCAACTGCCGATTCAATATTTTTTTATTTTACTGCCACCAGCTTTTACGGCGATTCCACCACTGAACTTAACCTGAGGATACACGAGATTACCGACACCTCGCTATTCTGGGACAAGCAGAACGCCCTCAGCCCTATTAATGTTAATACATACAACCCAACCCCTTTGGTTACCGCAACCCTCAAAGGGAAAGGAAGTTTGAAACTACCACTCCCACTTACATTTGGTCAATCGTTAATGGACTCGCTGGCGTTAACCGATTCAAAAATATTTTACACCAAGTTTAAAGGGTTCTATGTAACCTTCGACGAGTTACCCGGTTATGGAGGTGTAGCCTATAACGTATCAACCTCAAACATGTACCTTAGGCTATACTACCATTACGTTAAACAGATTGACGGCAAGGACTCAACCATTAATACCAGTAAGACCTATACGTTTGGTTCAAGGTTTTACGAGTACCTGCATGATTACACAAAGGCTGATCCTGCTAAAAAAATACAACACCTTAACGATACCATTACTCAGGATACAGTTTTCTATACCCAGAGCCTTGGCGGGGTTTATGGGAAAATAACTTTCCCCGACCTGACACAATGGCGCGACTCCATGCCCATTGTAATACATCGTGCTGAGCTCATCATTGGTAAGGCCGATGCTACCACATCGCTACCCGACTCAACCATTAGTCAGCTCCTATTTTACTACAAGGATGGTAGCGAGTGGATTGGACTGATCAAGGATCAGATAACTAGCACAAATACCCTTAGTTCAAACGGCTCGTACCGGACATTCAGGAATGGTTACAGTGTCAATATAACCTACCATTTCCAAAGAATGCTAAAGGGTGAGTATAGCGACAATAGCCTGTATGTATTCCCAAACTCGAATACTACCATTAGGCATGGGGTGCTTAAAAGCGGACAGAACAGTACCCCAATTAAACTAAAAATTACATACACCAAGCTCAAATAG
- a CDS encoding S24 family peptidase, with protein MLRDGELNSLAVTEERVTRFPGKTDRPLTSARIPLYSVDAIAGVVEVYEQISDNEPIAYLEIPNLPKCDGAIYVVGDSMYPLLKSGDIIIYKVLHDINNILWGEMYLLSIVNNGDAYVTVKYVKKSDIPGYVTLVSYNEHHQPKDFPIESIRFAAHVKASVRINSMG; from the coding sequence ATGCTAAGGGATGGGGAATTGAATAGCCTGGCAGTGACCGAAGAGCGCGTTACACGATTTCCCGGCAAAACTGATAGGCCCCTGACCAGCGCACGCATACCCCTATACAGCGTTGATGCCATTGCTGGCGTGGTGGAGGTGTACGAGCAAATATCAGACAATGAACCCATTGCATACCTCGAGATACCCAACCTGCCCAAGTGCGACGGGGCCATATACGTGGTGGGCGATAGCATGTATCCGCTACTCAAAAGCGGCGATATTATTATATATAAGGTATTACACGATATTAACAATATTTTATGGGGGGAAATGTATTTGCTATCGATAGTAAATAATGGAGATGCCTATGTTACTGTTAAATATGTCAAAAAATCGGATATTCCCGGATATGTAACGCTGGTTAGCTATAACGAACACCACCAACCCAAGGACTTCCCAATTGAATCGATACGATTTGCAGCACACGTTAAGGCATCAGTTCGCATTAACTCCATGGGGTAA
- the lgt gene encoding prolipoprotein diacylglyceryl transferase, protein MLAYITWNINPEIFSIGPFSVRYYGLMWAMAFYIGYVIFNRFVKREHLPEGFLDSLTMYMIVGTVIGARLGHCLFYEPEFYLSNPLEILKIWHGGLASHGAAIGILIALYLFARKQKVPMIYVIDRVVITVAIGGAFIRLGNLFNSEIYGVETTLPWGFIFVRNGEVIPKHPTQLYEALSYTAIFILLYWLYLKADGKLRNGFIFGIFLILLFGARFLIEYVKEPQVEFEKHMMLNMGQWLSLPFIAAGIGFLIYSYLKPSVFIPQDNIYGPQNKMYNF, encoded by the coding sequence ATGCTTGCATACATAACCTGGAATATCAATCCTGAAATTTTTAGTATTGGCCCGTTCTCAGTACGATACTACGGCCTAATGTGGGCCATGGCCTTTTACATTGGTTATGTCATATTTAACCGCTTTGTAAAGCGTGAGCACCTGCCCGAGGGTTTCCTCGACTCGCTAACCATGTACATGATTGTAGGCACAGTAATTGGAGCCCGCTTGGGTCACTGCCTTTTCTACGAGCCGGAATTCTACCTCAGCAACCCGCTCGAAATCCTTAAGATCTGGCACGGAGGCTTGGCCAGCCATGGTGCGGCCATAGGGATACTAATTGCCCTTTACCTTTTTGCCCGCAAGCAAAAGGTCCCCATGATTTACGTTATTGATAGGGTTGTAATAACCGTAGCAATTGGTGGTGCCTTTATTCGCCTGGGAAATCTGTTTAATTCTGAAATCTACGGGGTTGAAACCACACTGCCCTGGGGTTTTATTTTTGTGCGGAATGGCGAGGTGATCCCCAAACACCCCACACAGCTTTACGAGGCACTATCGTACACCGCAATATTTATCCTGCTTTACTGGCTTTACCTAAAGGCAGATGGCAAGCTGCGTAACGGTTTCATTTTTGGTATCTTCCTCATCCTACTCTTTGGCGCACGATTCCTGATTGAGTACGTAAAAGAACCACAGGTTGAGTTTGAAAAACACATGATGCTAAACATGGGGCAGTGGCTTAGCTTACCCTTTATTGCAGCAGGAATTGGATTTTTGATTTACTCATACCTTAAACCTTCGGTTTTTATCCCACAGGACAACATATATGGCCCCCAAAACAAAATGTACAATTTTTGA
- the panC gene encoding pantoate--beta-alanine ligase, with amino-acid sequence MVVDKISDLKTMLQGFRSEGKSIGFVPTMGALHKGHVSLVERSVAENDITVVSIFVNPTQFNDKNDLKNYPRMPEKDIAMLEAAGVNVVFMPTESEIYPEPDTRVFDFGMLDKVMEGKFRPGHFNGVAQVVSKLFDIVEPHRAYFGQKDYQQLAIIRAMVRMLGYRIEIVGCPIVREPDGLAMSSRNLLLTPEHRKSAPLIYQTLAEARNKTNELSVKEMIDWVVNRINSDPNLKVEYFELADADSLLPVQGWDHPNGIVGCIAVWAGNIRLIDNMMFK; translated from the coding sequence GTGGTTGTTGATAAGATATCGGATCTAAAAACGATGCTTCAGGGTTTCAGGAGCGAGGGGAAAAGCATTGGCTTTGTTCCAACCATGGGAGCATTGCATAAAGGTCATGTCTCGCTGGTTGAGCGCAGTGTTGCTGAGAACGATATCACGGTTGTGAGCATTTTTGTAAATCCCACACAATTCAACGATAAAAACGACCTAAAGAACTATCCCCGAATGCCCGAAAAGGACATTGCCATGCTGGAGGCTGCAGGGGTTAATGTTGTTTTCATGCCCACCGAGAGCGAGATTTACCCTGAGCCCGATACCCGTGTGTTCGATTTTGGTATGCTCGACAAGGTGATGGAGGGAAAGTTCCGACCGGGACACTTCAACGGGGTTGCCCAGGTGGTAAGCAAGCTTTTCGATATTGTTGAACCTCACCGGGCATACTTTGGCCAAAAGGATTACCAGCAGCTGGCCATCATTAGGGCAATGGTTCGTATGCTGGGCTACCGGATTGAAATAGTTGGCTGCCCTATTGTGCGTGAACCCGATGGGTTGGCCATGAGCAGCCGTAACCTGCTGCTTACCCCTGAGCATAGGAAAAGTGCCCCGCTCATTTACCAAACATTAGCTGAAGCACGAAACAAAACCAATGAGTTATCCGTTAAAGAAATGATAGATTGGGTTGTAAATAGAATCAACTCCGACCCAAATCTTAAGGTTGAGTACTTTGAGCTGGCCGATGCCGATTCCCTGCTGCCTGTTCAGGGCTGGGATCACCCCAACGGAATTGTTGGCTGCATTGCGGTTTGGGCTGGTAATATCAGGCTTATCGATAACATGATGTTTAAATAG
- a CDS encoding glycogen/starch synthase, giving the protein MKEKKAKILFISQEILPYLPESEVSKISRFLPQGIQEKGREIRTFMPRYGCVNERRNQLHEVIRLSGMNLIINDMDHPLIIKVASIQSARMQVYFIDNEDYFQRKSTLTNENGETFDDNDERAIFFSKGVIETVKKLRWSPDLIHCHGWFTAFAPLMIKKAYADDPLFAHSKVVFSVYNDGFSKPLNENVRKKVLMEGISKKDVEILREPTYENILKLAINFSDGVILGSPTVNGEVLEHINTAKKPLLPYQDSENYIDIYDEFYNQILNGNSNVSKKK; this is encoded by the coding sequence ATGAAAGAAAAAAAGGCGAAGATACTCTTTATCTCTCAGGAGATACTTCCATACCTGCCTGAGAGTGAGGTTTCAAAAATCAGCAGGTTTTTACCTCAAGGGATACAGGAAAAGGGTCGAGAGATAAGAACATTTATGCCAAGGTATGGATGTGTGAATGAACGCCGAAACCAGCTGCACGAGGTGATACGCCTATCGGGGATGAACCTAATCATCAACGACATGGATCACCCCCTTATCATAAAGGTGGCTTCCATACAAAGTGCGCGTATGCAGGTGTACTTCATTGATAACGAGGACTATTTCCAAAGGAAATCCACCTTAACCAATGAGAATGGCGAAACCTTCGACGATAACGACGAAAGGGCTATCTTTTTCAGCAAGGGAGTAATTGAAACCGTTAAAAAGCTACGCTGGTCGCCCGATTTAATCCACTGCCATGGCTGGTTCACCGCTTTTGCCCCACTGATGATCAAAAAGGCCTACGCCGACGACCCTCTGTTTGCCCACTCTAAGGTTGTTTTCTCTGTGTATAACGATGGTTTTAGCAAACCTTTGAACGAGAATGTCAGGAAAAAAGTGTTGATGGAGGGTATATCTAAGAAAGATGTTGAGATTTTACGAGAACCAACATACGAAAACATCCTCAAGCTTGCCATAAACTTTTCCGATGGGGTTATTTTGGGTAGCCCTACTGTTAACGGCGAGGTGCTTGAACATATAAATACAGCTAAAAAACCTTTACTCCCCTACCAGGATAGTGAAAATTATATTGATATTTACGACGAATTTTATAACCAGATACTAAATGGCAATTCAAATGTTTCAAAAAAGAAGTAG